From Prochlorococcus marinus XMU1419, a single genomic window includes:
- a CDS encoding resolvase produces the protein MENIDSNISSEEELVGIDEVQKFLNRSRASVYRYTNTDLRNLNPSFNPRKLNPEFRTDQKDPLKFHPNEVARFAKDILRIKEVTVEVFNTPSSAAQNILVQILDELKSIRSLLEKD, from the coding sequence ATGGAAAATATAGATTCCAATATTTCTAGCGAAGAGGAATTAGTAGGTATTGATGAAGTTCAAAAATTCCTAAACAGATCAAGAGCTTCTGTCTATAGGTATACAAATACAGATTTAAGAAATCTAAACCCTAGCTTTAATCCAAGAAAGTTAAATCCCGAATTTAGAACTGATCAAAAAGATCCTTTAAAATTTCATCCTAATGAAGTAGCGCGATTTGCTAAAGATATTTTAAGAATTAAGGAAGTTACTGTAGAGGTCTTTAATACACCTTCTTCAGCAGCTCAAAATATACTGGTGCAAATATTAGATGAACTAAAATCTATTAGGTCTTTGCTTGAAAAAGATTAA
- a CDS encoding precorrin-6A/cobalt-precorrin-6A reductase, with the protein MQNQGNCYKNVWILSGTSDGPVIANRLLQLNYSVFASVLTYRAGQAYIENPKLHIITGKLNNKDQIINFINKNKITCVVDATHSFAVIISRNLNNACKEINIPLLQFERKSLINNTNNFFYIDDLKDINNVDLENKNILLAIGSRFLNDTANYYMNCKANVFTRVLPTYESITKSFGSCIENSNIAILEPSKNNKSILEKKLCDFWEIDYVLCRESGSYSQKNWESIVSGTKMKLFLVKRPKVKNDYSYSFNQYHNLINHIIKKY; encoded by the coding sequence ATGCAGAATCAAGGAAATTGCTATAAAAATGTTTGGATCCTATCAGGAACTTCGGATGGGCCTGTAATAGCTAATAGGCTTCTTCAACTTAATTATTCAGTGTTTGCAAGTGTTTTAACTTATAGAGCAGGGCAAGCTTATATTGAAAATCCAAAGTTACATATCATTACGGGTAAATTAAATAATAAAGATCAAATAATTAATTTCATAAATAAAAATAAAATCACATGCGTTGTCGATGCTACTCATTCGTTTGCCGTGATAATTTCTAGAAATCTTAATAATGCATGTAAAGAGATTAATATACCTCTCTTACAATTTGAGAGGAAATCTCTAATAAATAACACTAATAATTTTTTTTACATTGATGATTTAAAGGATATAAATAACGTTGATCTAGAAAATAAGAATATTCTACTTGCAATAGGATCAAGATTCCTTAATGATACAGCTAATTATTATATGAATTGTAAAGCAAATGTATTTACAAGGGTACTTCCAACTTATGAGAGTATTACTAAATCTTTTGGATCATGTATTGAAAATTCAAACATTGCAATACTGGAACCGAGTAAAAATAATAAAAGCATTTTAGAAAAAAAACTTTGCGATTTTTGGGAAATAGATTATGTTCTATGCAGAGAATCTGGAAGTTATTCTCAGAAAAACTGGGAGAGTATAGTCTCGGGAACTAAAATGAAGTTATTTTTGGTTAAAAGGCCGAAAGTTAAAAATGATTATTCTTACTCTTTTAATCAATACCACAATTTGATAAATCACATAATTAAAAAATATTGA
- a CDS encoding inorganic diphosphatase, whose protein sequence is MDLSSIPPSPMKGIVNIVVEIPAGSRNKYEYCSDAGIMALDRVLHSSVRYPFDYGFIPNTLADDGAPLDAMVIMDEPTFAGCLIKARPIGVLDMHDCGAYDGKLLCVPMANPRQANILSINQIAPNQLEDVAEFFRTSKGLDGRTVQIDGWRDFDVVENLLKSCIPLKKKNFKVLKKSNISKLN, encoded by the coding sequence ATGGACCTTAGTTCAATACCTCCATCTCCAATGAAGGGAATAGTAAATATTGTTGTTGAAATACCTGCAGGGAGTAGGAATAAATATGAATATTGCTCTGATGCAGGAATAATGGCTTTGGACAGAGTATTGCATTCTTCAGTTAGATACCCTTTTGATTATGGTTTTATCCCAAATACCCTTGCTGATGATGGAGCTCCTCTTGATGCAATGGTGATAATGGATGAGCCTACTTTTGCTGGTTGTCTAATAAAAGCAAGACCTATTGGAGTATTGGATATGCATGATTGCGGAGCATATGATGGAAAACTTTTATGTGTACCTATGGCTAATCCTAGACAGGCTAATATATTGAGTATTAATCAAATTGCTCCTAATCAGCTTGAGGATGTTGCTGAATTTTTTAGAACAAGTAAAGGACTTGATGGAAGAACAGTTCAAATTGATGGTTGGAGAGATTTTGATGTGGTTGAAAATTTATTGAAAAGTTGCATCCCCCTAAAAAAGAAAAACTTTAAAGTACTTAAGAAATCAAACATTAGTAAATTAAATTGA
- a CDS encoding DUF3153 domain-containing protein, which yields MKTYEQVLEKVELALSKGEYHYCIEFLLPIIESFPLSSKEGVNLRTILITALCGINKKEEAKRFCKELLKSYDSKTRENAKYLMEVIDSPDIKKPENWNVQFESNPSLNKKSLNSLRKKREVLKKKKFINVTENPTGETKPFQKGFSLIIFLILLLLIPLLSGCVKVEDTLDLSELDSITNNLVIESKYIKKFPWQIKFEKKMKDIFPDAEIEQGESTFSLKHKNLNLEDTKQVLKITQNTAGELAGESTNIEINTTQKNFIFFKKYFYRLDLDLNSIQGIDNLELIFKIIHPNKATLTDKNNSNLEITKNLIIWNLNQGQINSLEFSFWSLNKLLIGTSIILITIIFAYLLRFYRFKLGSDLPQLPSK from the coding sequence ATGAAAACTTATGAGCAAGTTTTAGAAAAAGTAGAACTTGCTTTATCTAAAGGTGAATATCATTATTGTATTGAATTTCTTTTGCCCATAATCGAATCGTTTCCTTTATCAAGCAAAGAGGGAGTAAATTTAAGAACAATCTTAATTACTGCTCTTTGTGGTATCAATAAAAAGGAGGAGGCTAAAAGGTTTTGTAAAGAACTTCTAAAATCTTACGATAGTAAGACGAGAGAAAATGCAAAATATTTGATGGAAGTTATAGACTCTCCTGACATTAAAAAGCCAGAAAATTGGAATGTACAGTTTGAAAGCAACCCATCACTCAATAAAAAATCTCTTAACTCACTGCGCAAAAAAAGAGAAGTTTTGAAGAAAAAAAAGTTTATTAATGTAACTGAGAATCCAACTGGTGAAACAAAACCTTTTCAGAAAGGCTTTTCATTGATAATTTTTTTAATACTATTATTATTAATTCCACTTTTAAGTGGCTGCGTTAAAGTTGAGGATACCCTTGATCTTAGTGAACTTGATTCAATAACCAATAATTTAGTGATAGAAAGTAAATATATAAAGAAATTTCCTTGGCAAATAAAATTTGAAAAGAAGATGAAAGATATTTTTCCTGACGCAGAAATTGAACAAGGCGAATCAACCTTTTCTTTGAAACATAAAAATCTCAATTTAGAAGATACAAAACAAGTTCTTAAAATCACCCAAAATACAGCTGGAGAGTTAGCGGGAGAATCAACAAATATAGAAATTAATACTACTCAAAAAAACTTCATTTTTTTTAAAAAATACTTTTACAGATTAGATTTGGATCTAAATTCTATTCAAGGTATTGACAATTTAGAACTCATTTTCAAAATTATTCACCCTAATAAAGCTACACTTACCGATAAAAATAATTCAAATTTAGAAATCACAAAAAATCTAATAATTTGGAATTTAAATCAAGGGCAGATAAATAGTCTTGAATTTTCTTTCTGGAGCCTCAACAAACTTTTGATTGGGACATCTATTATTTTAATAACTATAATATTTGCTTATTTATTAAGATTCTATAGATTTAAATTAGGTTCAGATTTACCTCAACTACCATCAAAGTAA
- a CDS encoding adenosine kinase, protein MNESFRHFEHNKTFDLIGLGNAIVDIIVNIEDEFIEINNLDKGSMNLINSDESQRLLENCKVIKQISGGSSANTVVCLAELGNHVQFIGRVKNDQLGNFFSEDIKQSKTIFNTPPTIEGASTAHSIILITPDAQRTMCTYLGASIEFEPEDIDFNVIKESKYLYLEGYLWDSELAKNAFIKAAKIAKQSNTKIILSLSDSFCVDRHRESFLELIDEYVDIVFCNESEVLSLCKNDKLASCQEDLSSLCELVIVTLGSNGSLIVNKNNVEIIESKTRGKIIDTTGAGDIYAGGFIHGLINNCSLKKCGEIASICAGEIITQLGSRSNIDLKELIK, encoded by the coding sequence ATGAATGAATCCTTTAGACATTTTGAACATAATAAAACTTTTGATCTCATTGGTCTGGGCAACGCAATAGTAGATATTATTGTAAATATTGAAGATGAGTTTATTGAGATAAATAATCTGGATAAAGGATCAATGAATCTAATTAATTCTGATGAATCTCAGAGATTGTTAGAAAATTGCAAAGTGATCAAACAAATATCAGGGGGGTCCTCTGCAAATACCGTTGTTTGTTTAGCAGAATTAGGTAATCATGTTCAATTTATTGGAAGGGTGAAAAATGATCAACTTGGGAATTTCTTTTCTGAAGATATTAAACAAAGTAAAACTATATTTAATACTCCACCAACTATTGAAGGTGCTTCAACAGCACATTCAATCATTTTGATTACACCTGATGCACAAAGAACTATGTGCACTTACCTAGGAGCATCTATTGAGTTTGAACCAGAAGACATTGACTTTAATGTAATTAAGGAAAGTAAATACTTATATTTAGAAGGGTATTTATGGGACAGCGAATTAGCTAAAAATGCTTTTATTAAAGCAGCCAAAATAGCAAAACAATCTAATACAAAAATAATCCTTTCATTGTCTGATTCATTTTGTGTAGATAGACATCGTGAGAGTTTCTTGGAATTAATTGATGAATATGTAGATATCGTTTTTTGTAATGAATCTGAGGTGTTAAGTCTATGTAAAAATGATAAATTAGCAAGCTGCCAAGAAGACCTATCTTCCTTATGTGAATTAGTCATAGTAACTCTTGGAAGTAATGGTTCTCTTATAGTTAATAAAAATAACGTTGAAATAATTGAGTCAAAAACGAGAGGCAAGATTATTGATACTACTGGAGCGGGAGATATCTATGCGGGAGGATTTATCCATGGATTAATAAACAATTGTTCCCTCAAAAAATGCGGAGAGATAGCTTCAATTTGTGCTGGAGAAATAATTACGCAATTAGGATCAAGATCAAATATTGATCTTAAAGAGTTGATAAAATAA
- a CDS encoding proline--tRNA ligase — protein sequence MRVTTSFPLGTLRDTPSEAEIISHQLLLKAGYIRRVNSGIYAYMPLMLRVIEKISSIIERELNSIGCTKLLLPQLHPADLWRKSERWEGYTAGEGIMFNLKDRQGKEFGLAPTHEEVITSIASEIIKSYKQLPQCFYQIQTKFRDEIRPRFGLMRSREFIMKDGYSFHSSENDLASFYEKVGNAYENIFKSCGLQTVGVEADSGAIGGASSKEFMITADAGEDSILFTQSGSYAANIEKAVSLPSQPIPLKDGISGLIETPQQKTIIEICDNNNLEPSQIIKVVVFLAQFEGKFEVPILACIRGDQHINEVKLFNLINKLHNFNLLNLKKIEDKNNIEKNLIDFPLGFIGPDLDNKTIKATSNWDKKWTRIIDHSASGLSKFISGGNKVNFHKVFQEFSFASKDYLIGDIRNAKKGDKISIDDNEELKEKKGIEIGHIFQLGQKYSEKLNAKFSDKDGQLKNLWMGCYGIGVTRIAQAAIEQNYDQKGICWPIQISPFEVIIIPTNLKDPIQSDLTEQIYNNFLINKIDVLLDDRNDRAGVKFKDAELIGIPFQIIIGRDSINKEVEFLCRKNNTKSKINTDKLLETFISESEIMYNKKS from the coding sequence ATGCGCGTGACAACCTCATTTCCTCTGGGGACACTTCGTGACACACCTTCTGAAGCAGAGATTATTTCACATCAATTACTTTTAAAAGCTGGTTATATTCGCAGAGTTAACAGCGGTATTTATGCATACATGCCATTAATGCTTAGAGTTATTGAAAAAATATCCTCAATAATAGAGAGAGAACTTAATAGTATTGGTTGTACAAAATTACTATTACCTCAACTTCATCCTGCAGATTTATGGAGAAAAAGTGAAAGGTGGGAAGGATATACTGCAGGAGAAGGAATAATGTTTAATCTCAAAGATAGACAAGGTAAAGAATTTGGTTTAGCTCCAACTCACGAAGAGGTGATCACAAGTATTGCATCAGAGATCATCAAGTCCTATAAGCAATTACCTCAATGTTTTTATCAAATTCAGACAAAATTTAGAGATGAGATAAGGCCAAGGTTTGGGTTGATGAGAAGTAGAGAATTTATAATGAAAGATGGTTATTCTTTTCATTCTTCAGAAAACGATCTGGCTTCTTTCTATGAAAAGGTGGGCAATGCTTATGAAAATATTTTTAAATCTTGTGGACTGCAGACTGTAGGAGTTGAAGCTGATAGTGGAGCAATTGGCGGTGCTTCCTCTAAAGAATTCATGATCACTGCTGATGCTGGGGAAGATTCCATTTTGTTTACTCAAAGTGGTTCTTATGCTGCAAATATTGAAAAAGCTGTTTCTCTACCCTCTCAACCTATTCCACTCAAAGATGGTATTTCAGGGTTAATAGAAACACCTCAACAAAAAACAATCATCGAAATTTGCGATAATAATAATTTAGAACCTAGTCAGATTATTAAGGTAGTAGTATTCCTTGCACAGTTCGAAGGTAAATTTGAGGTCCCAATTCTTGCATGCATAAGAGGCGATCAACATATTAATGAAGTAAAGCTTTTCAACTTAATCAATAAACTTCATAATTTCAATCTCCTTAATCTTAAAAAGATTGAAGACAAAAATAATATCGAAAAAAATCTAATTGATTTTCCCTTAGGTTTTATCGGGCCAGATTTAGATAATAAGACTATTAAAGCTACTTCTAATTGGGATAAAAAATGGACAAGAATAATTGACCATTCTGCAAGTGGCCTTTCAAAGTTTATAAGTGGTGGGAATAAAGTTAATTTTCATAAAGTTTTTCAAGAATTTTCTTTTGCTTCGAAAGACTATCTAATTGGGGATATAAGAAATGCAAAAAAAGGAGATAAAATAAGTATTGATGATAATGAAGAACTTAAAGAAAAAAAAGGTATCGAGATTGGACATATTTTCCAACTAGGGCAAAAATATAGTGAAAAATTAAATGCAAAGTTCTCTGATAAGGATGGTCAGTTAAAAAATTTATGGATGGGTTGTTACGGAATAGGAGTGACGAGAATAGCTCAAGCTGCTATTGAACAGAATTATGACCAAAAAGGAATTTGTTGGCCTATCCAGATTTCTCCTTTTGAAGTTATTATTATTCCAACAAACCTAAAAGATCCTATTCAAAGTGATCTTACTGAGCAAATCTATAACAACTTTTTAATTAATAAAATTGATGTTCTTCTTGATGATAGAAATGATAGAGCTGGAGTGAAATTTAAAGATGCGGAATTAATTGGTATTCCTTTTCAGATAATTATTGGAAGAGATTCTATTAATAAAGAAGTAGAATTTTTATGCAGAAAAAATAATACTAAATCTAAAATTAATACTGATAAATTGTTGGAAACATTTATTTCCGAATCTGAAATAATGTACAATAAAAAGTCTTAA
- a CDS encoding Spx/MgsR family RNA polymerase-binding regulatory protein: MKKIIFYSYLKCSTCRKAAIWLESKNFEFQLIDIVKEPPLVNYLNLALEQYSDDKKRIFNTRGKAFKTINLDIYSLSREEIIKLLSSDGKLIKRPFLIYEEKKVILGFNEIEYSKNLYKFKKSRLY, encoded by the coding sequence TTGAAAAAAATAATTTTTTATAGTTATTTAAAATGCTCTACTTGCCGAAAAGCTGCAATATGGCTTGAAAGCAAAAATTTCGAATTCCAATTAATTGATATTGTAAAAGAACCACCACTTGTTAATTATTTAAATCTGGCCCTAGAACAATACTCTGATGATAAGAAAAGGATTTTTAATACCAGAGGTAAAGCCTTTAAAACTATTAATCTTGATATTTATAGTTTATCAAGGGAAGAAATTATTAAACTTCTTTCAAGTGATGGCAAATTGATTAAAAGACCATTTTTGATTTACGAAGAAAAAAAAGTAATATTAGGTTTTAACGAAATTGAATATTCAAAAAATTTATATAAGTTTAAAAAATCAAGACTTTATTAA
- the psb27 gene encoding photosystem II protein Psb27, which yields MLLKWTSKFFKNLTKVISFAISLIVVCTLFSSPSIAAKTSMTGDYTKDTISVVKTLQTAVDTPKDSPDKDEVRSEALILITDYISRYRNRGMVNKTQSFTTMQTALNAMAGHYKNFASRPLPDKLKERLTKEFSLAEKMVLRES from the coding sequence ATGTTACTGAAATGGACATCAAAATTTTTTAAGAATCTTACCAAAGTCATATCTTTTGCAATATCCTTAATTGTTGTTTGTACACTATTTAGTTCCCCTTCCATAGCTGCAAAAACCTCTATGACAGGAGATTATACAAAGGATACAATTTCAGTTGTCAAAACATTACAAACAGCTGTTGATACTCCAAAAGATTCTCCAGATAAAGATGAAGTAAGAAGTGAGGCTCTTATTCTCATAACTGACTATATTTCCAGATACAGAAATAGAGGGATGGTAAATAAAACGCAATCATTCACCACCATGCAAACAGCATTAAATGCTATGGCAGGTCATTACAAAAACTTTGCAAGTAGACCTTTACCAGATAAACTTAAAGAGCGTTTAACCAAAGAATTTTCTCTTGCTGAAAAAATGGTTCTAAGAGAAAGTTGA
- a CDS encoding single-stranded DNA-binding protein encodes MNHCLIQAVINSAPQMRYTKENQTPIAEMIVNFKGLRSEDPTRDLKIIGWGNIAQEMVDELKEGQNIVIEGRLKMNSVTRKDGTKEKQPELTASKIHKISPVGVIKSDQKEKNKSFENKESTKNSSWDSSPLVPEVDEIPF; translated from the coding sequence ATGAATCATTGTTTAATTCAGGCGGTCATTAATAGCGCTCCCCAAATGAGGTATACCAAAGAAAACCAAACTCCAATTGCAGAAATGATTGTTAATTTTAAAGGATTACGTAGTGAAGATCCAACTAGAGATCTCAAGATCATAGGATGGGGAAATATTGCCCAAGAGATGGTAGATGAACTAAAGGAGGGGCAAAATATCGTTATTGAGGGACGTCTAAAGATGAATTCTGTCACTAGAAAAGATGGAACGAAAGAAAAGCAACCAGAATTAACAGCTTCAAAGATTCATAAAATATCGCCAGTTGGCGTTATTAAGTCTGATCAAAAAGAAAAAAATAAGTCATTTGAAAATAAAGAAAGCACCAAAAATTCCAGTTGGGATAGTTCACCTTTAGTACCCGAAGTTGACGAAATACCTTTTTAA
- the cutA gene encoding divalent-cation tolerance protein CutA: MEVLVMITTESSKANALRMAKLLIQNKLAACVSIKQNFSIYKWDDDIEETKEFEITIKSKLKFKDHLIEFLNKNSTYDVPQIIYNKYHAEMKYYDWLNKTI, translated from the coding sequence ATGGAAGTATTAGTTATGATCACAACTGAATCAAGCAAAGCAAATGCTTTGCGAATGGCTAAATTACTTATACAAAATAAACTTGCAGCTTGTGTTTCGATAAAGCAAAATTTTTCAATTTATAAGTGGGATGATGATATTGAAGAAACTAAAGAGTTTGAAATCACAATAAAAAGTAAACTAAAATTTAAAGATCATTTAATTGAATTCTTAAATAAAAATTCCACATATGATGTCCCTCAAATTATTTACAATAAATACCATGCTGAGATGAAATATTATGATTGGTTGAACAAGACTATTTGA
- a CDS encoding adenylosuccinate synthase, with product MANVVVIGAQWGDEGKGKITDLLSRSADVVVRYQGGVNAGHTIVVDDKVLKLHLIPSGILYKNTSCLIGSGTVVDPKILLKEIDMLIDNGIDISGLKISSTSHVTMPYHRILDEAMEADRGSNKIGTTGRGIGPTYADKSQRNGIRIRDLLNKERLSDVIKIPLREKNGLLEKIYGIKPLKLEDIVEEYLDYGERLSKHVVDCTRTIHEASKNKKNILFEGAQGTLLDLDHGTYPFVTSSNPISGGACIGAGVGPTLIDRVIGVAKAYTTRVGEGPFPTELQGSINDQLCDRGSEFGTTTGRRRRCGWFDGVIGKYAVSVNGLDCLAVTKLDVLDELDEIQVCIAYDLDGEEIDYFPTNSDDLKKCKPIFKKLKGWQCSTADCRKLSDLPENAMNYLRFLAELMEVPIAIVSLGANRDQTIVIEDPIHGPKRALLR from the coding sequence TTGGCCAATGTTGTTGTAATCGGAGCCCAATGGGGTGACGAAGGAAAAGGTAAAATAACTGATTTACTTAGTCGTTCGGCAGATGTTGTCGTTCGCTACCAAGGGGGAGTAAATGCGGGTCATACCATAGTCGTAGATGATAAAGTCTTAAAATTACATTTAATCCCCTCAGGGATACTTTATAAAAATACTTCTTGTCTAATTGGGTCTGGAACTGTTGTAGATCCAAAAATCTTGCTTAAAGAAATTGATATGTTAATTGATAATGGAATTGATATCTCAGGATTGAAAATTTCATCAACATCCCATGTAACAATGCCCTACCACCGAATATTAGATGAAGCGATGGAGGCTGATAGAGGTTCAAACAAAATAGGTACAACAGGTCGTGGGATTGGCCCAACTTATGCGGATAAGTCACAAAGAAATGGTATTAGGATAAGAGACCTGCTTAATAAGGAAAGGCTAAGTGATGTAATCAAAATTCCATTAAGAGAAAAAAACGGTTTACTAGAAAAAATCTATGGTATAAAACCGCTTAAATTAGAAGACATTGTTGAAGAATATCTTGACTATGGGGAAAGATTATCAAAGCATGTTGTTGACTGCACGAGGACTATCCATGAAGCCTCAAAAAACAAGAAGAATATTCTTTTCGAAGGTGCTCAAGGGACTTTACTTGACTTAGATCATGGGACATATCCTTTTGTTACCTCATCAAACCCTATATCGGGAGGGGCATGTATTGGCGCTGGAGTGGGTCCCACTTTAATTGATAGAGTCATAGGTGTCGCAAAAGCTTATACCACAAGAGTAGGTGAAGGGCCATTCCCAACAGAATTGCAAGGGAGTATAAATGATCAACTCTGTGATAGAGGTAGTGAATTTGGAACCACTACTGGGAGAAGGAGAAGATGTGGCTGGTTTGATGGAGTTATTGGTAAATATGCTGTATCTGTAAATGGTCTTGATTGTTTAGCCGTTACTAAACTTGATGTTTTAGATGAATTAGATGAGATTCAAGTTTGCATTGCATATGATCTCGATGGAGAGGAAATAGACTACTTTCCTACAAATTCAGATGACTTAAAAAAATGTAAGCCAATCTTCAAAAAATTAAAAGGTTGGCAATGTTCAACTGCAGATTGTAGAAAACTATCTGATCTCCCAGAGAACGCTATGAATTATCTAAGATTTTTAGCTGAATTAATGGAGGTTCCAATTGCCATTGTCTCGTTAGGGGCGAACAGAGATCAAACTATAGTAATTGAAGACCCAATTCATGGTCCTAAAAGAGCACTTTTAAGGTAA
- a CDS encoding DUF2854 domain-containing protein, with the protein MKKYLSPGNFIVTAGGILAFVGMTAYFTDSVNLSVPTFFYGVPIFLIGLGLKTSEIPPVELFDKTNFATNKFNRPKELTALVKDVTRWRYGIKAHLESSLESLNLWDEDNPPQLKEIEEITKEEKNGLRMRFELNAVPLEKWIEKQERLNRFFVKGLESEFIIDDNKKEFDFILFY; encoded by the coding sequence ATGAAGAAATACCTATCGCCTGGAAACTTTATAGTAACCGCTGGGGGTATATTAGCTTTTGTTGGAATGACTGCTTATTTTACAGACTCAGTAAATTTAAGTGTACCTACTTTTTTTTATGGAGTACCTATTTTTCTAATTGGATTAGGTTTAAAGACTTCTGAAATACCTCCTGTAGAGTTGTTTGACAAGACAAATTTTGCGACAAATAAATTTAATAGACCAAAAGAACTAACAGCACTAGTTAAAGATGTTACAAGGTGGAGATATGGGATAAAAGCTCATCTTGAATCGTCATTAGAATCTTTAAATTTGTGGGACGAGGATAATCCTCCTCAATTAAAAGAAATTGAAGAAATTACAAAAGAAGAAAAAAATGGTCTCAGAATGCGTTTCGAATTAAATGCTGTTCCTTTAGAAAAATGGATTGAAAAGCAAGAAAGATTAAACAGGTTTTTCGTCAAAGGTCTTGAATCAGAATTTATTATCGACGATAATAAAAAAGAATTTGATTTTATTCTCTTTTATTGA
- the argB gene encoding acetylglutamate kinase, with product MNDSQRVSILSEALPYIQSFSGRKIVIKYGGSVMEDDDLKNAFFRDIALLSTVGVCPIVIHGGGPEINNWLKKLEISPKFEDGLRITDQKTMEIVEMVLMGRVNKQIVKGINKTGSLAVGISGLDGNLIQSRELGDGSHGLVGEVTKINPEILDPLISKGYIPIISSIGSTLEGISHNINADFVAGEIAAAINAEKLILLTDTQGILKEKDNKNSLVEKTNLKEARDFIEKKIVTEGMIPKTECCIRALAQGVKAAHIIDGRIEHSLLLEIFTNSGIGTMIVA from the coding sequence ATGAATGATTCTCAAAGAGTATCAATATTAAGCGAAGCACTTCCATACATACAAAGTTTTTCAGGTAGAAAAATTGTTATCAAGTATGGTGGTTCGGTTATGGAGGATGATGATTTAAAAAATGCTTTTTTTAGAGACATAGCCCTTTTATCAACCGTGGGGGTTTGTCCGATAGTAATTCATGGAGGTGGACCTGAGATTAATAATTGGTTAAAAAAATTAGAAATATCTCCTAAATTCGAAGATGGATTAAGAATTACTGATCAAAAAACAATGGAAATTGTCGAGATGGTTCTAATGGGTAGAGTTAACAAACAAATTGTAAAAGGCATTAATAAAACTGGATCCTTGGCTGTTGGAATATCAGGTCTTGATGGGAACTTAATTCAATCTAGAGAACTAGGAGATGGAAGCCATGGGTTGGTGGGAGAGGTTACAAAAATCAATCCCGAAATATTAGATCCTCTTATTTCTAAAGGATATATCCCAATTATTTCTAGTATTGGATCAACCTTGGAGGGTATTTCCCATAACATTAATGCAGATTTTGTTGCTGGAGAAATTGCTGCTGCAATAAATGCAGAAAAACTTATTCTTCTTACTGATACTCAAGGGATTTTAAAAGAAAAAGATAACAAAAATAGTCTTGTTGAAAAAACGAATCTCAAAGAGGCAAGAGATTTTATTGAGAAAAAAATTGTGACTGAAGGTATGATTCCAAAGACAGAATGCTGTATAAGAGCTTTAGCACAAGGAGTCAAAGCAGCTCACATAATTGATGGAAGAATAGAACATTCATTACTTCTTGAGATTTTTACAAATTCAGGAATAGGTACAATGATAGTCGCCTAA
- the lepB gene encoding signal peptidase I: protein MPASIKSFLKEWGLLVLLTFFVSSCRSFFAEPRYIPSGSMLPELQINDRLIIEKFSLRNSLPKRGDIVVFNSPYSFDEKLISSRSKPLPKKTYCFFMSFPPMSFIPGLRDQACDAYIKRVVALPGEIVSVNTKGELIINNRLIPEPYVSYKCPFSVFNKCGKFENIKVPEDHFLVLGDNRSNSWDGRYWPGSKFLHKKEIIGKAYFRFWPLSQVGFFND from the coding sequence ATGCCTGCTTCTATTAAAAGTTTTTTAAAAGAATGGGGTCTACTAGTTCTATTGACTTTCTTCGTTTCTTCTTGTAGATCATTTTTTGCAGAACCACGTTATATACCATCTGGTTCAATGCTCCCAGAATTACAAATAAACGATAGATTAATTATTGAAAAATTTTCGCTAAGAAACTCTTTACCAAAAAGAGGAGATATTGTTGTTTTTAACTCACCTTACTCATTTGACGAAAAACTAATTTCATCAAGATCTAAGCCTTTACCAAAAAAAACATATTGTTTTTTTATGAGTTTCCCCCCAATGTCTTTTATTCCTGGTTTGAGGGATCAAGCTTGCGATGCATATATTAAAAGAGTGGTTGCACTTCCAGGAGAAATTGTAAGTGTAAACACTAAGGGTGAATTAATAATAAATAATAGATTAATTCCTGAACCTTATGTCTCTTATAAATGTCCATTTTCTGTATTTAATAAATGTGGTAAATTTGAAAACATAAAAGTTCCAGAAGATCATTTTTTGGTTTTAGGCGATAATAGGTCAAATAGCTGGGATGGAAGATATTGGCCTGGAAGTAAATTTCTTCATAAAAAGGAGATAATTGGTAAAGCATATTTCAGATTTTGGCCTCTTAGTCAAGTTGGCTTTTTCAATGATTAA